A region from the Ptychodera flava strain L36383 chromosome 12, AS_Pfla_20210202, whole genome shotgun sequence genome encodes:
- the LOC139146260 gene encoding uncharacterized protein, whose amino-acid sequence MVALDTIREQIVAEVLGLVEILAEPIDRLKSISDPFEKAYDAVYRLVTTLKEEYENLRKTYDSAKSLLNEIFGIKGTKSFPRKIAEGSCGDGYYPSNIGNTPPGIDLEINVGDKLVAPFTGTVKNSGQTQVTIELSEEMPHTEIVIDHVDLLNDVLESGMVSKGLELGTVTDSGCHPNAIHLAMRRIGTEEYIDPTDYIEKPAVNGSTVFLNRGCDEYLLILRNNVIAGPKPLVGRSEETDENPARPEEPELGDLDHISGFGVMDYKHQGRIMGNSTIKGRVKQG is encoded by the exons ATGGTGGCGCTC GATACCATTAGGGAACAAATTGTCGCCGAAGTTCTTGGGCTGGTTGAAATTCTTGCTGAACCGATTGACAGACTAAAGAGTATTTCCGATCCATTTGAAAAAGCCTACGATGCAGTATACCGTCTCGTTACAaccttgaaagaagagtatgaGAATTTGCGTAAAAC ATATGATTCCGCCAAGTCGCTTCTTAACGAAATCTTTGGGATCAAAGGAACAAAATCCTTTCCCCGGAAGATTGCTGAAGGTTCCTGCGGCGATGGCTATTATCCAAGTAATATTGGAAACACTCCCCCTGGtattgatttagaaataaacGTTGGAGACAAG CTCGTAGCACCATTCACTGGCACGGTCAAGAATAGTGGACAAACTCAAGTGACTATTGAACTGTCTGAAGAAATGCCACACACTGAAATAGTTATTGATCACGTCGATTTATTAAACGATGTTCTTGAATCTGGGATG GTTTCCAAGGGTCTTGAATTAGGCACAGTCACTGACTCTGGCTGCCACCCAAATGCTATACATCTGGCAATGAGAAGAATTGGTACCGAGGAATATATTGACCCAACAGACTACATTGAGAAGCCGGCTGTGAACGGCAGTACCGTCTTTTTGAATAGAGGTTGTGACGAATACCTACTTATTCTAAGG AACAACGTGATAGCAGGTCCTAAACCATTAGTGGGTAGAAGTGAAGAGACGGATGAGAATCCAGCTCGTCCTGAAGAACCAGAGTTGGGCGACCTCGATCACATCAGTGGATTTGGAGTTATGGATTATAAACACCAAGGTCGCATCATGGGTAATTCAACAATAAAAGGTAGAGTTAAACAAGGATAA